CGTTTTAAACCGTTGATTTGATTCTCTCCGAACCGTccgatttgtattttttttattaaaggaaTTAGTTTTAGATAAGAAATACACGTGGGCCACTGAGATAAACGTACTTGGGCCTTTTTATATTCATTAACGTACCTGGTCCTTTTTTTCCTAAGAAGGTATCTGGCCCTAAGCTTTTTCTTACATGGCATTTTAGACTTCGCGTTGAATTATTGGAATCTTGTCGCGGTTATATTCGCGTTTTGCTCTGCCAGTGCTTACCGCTCTGAAAGGCCAATACtactatttttacaaaaaatatttagatatttttagatatttaaatactaCTATAATttaggaagaagaaaaaagtcTGTGTAATATTGTACTTGACTAACTAAACTGAATTAAcagtaaataaaatagaaaacaagaaATGAGAATTATCATCTCATCAAATATTGGTACATCATTATGACTTTAATTAGTCCAATTTATTAGTATTTGAGTGAGCAAAGGACTTTTCAGTTGATGTGTATAAGAAAGATCGGTAACAAATAACCACAAAAATCGTATAATTTCCTAAGACTTGCTTTATAGTATTATATAATCGTATAGTTGTCTCCTATCGAATGTTTTCATTACATAACATAGCTTCTTGTAAAAGAGGCATGTGTGTTTGTCTGCTACAAACAGGCACGTGAGCAGGGATGCTTCGCTTCACTCGAGAAAGGCTCTAGAGGCAGAGGAGGGGGCAAAGTTACCTTTTTCACTTTGCTGGAAACTCGAAACTCGTTCCCGGATTCCTTCTCGCGAAGCAAATTTACCCAATCAAAACTCAAACCCACGCAGATCTAGGTTGGCAAGATCTACCAGGATCCGATTAAGTCAACGGGCCGGATCCAGTTATCTCGTTCGGTTGTATATGCTCATCAAGTCATCATCATTACGTGTTATTAGAGTATTGGAGAGGTTCCTAGATTTTTTTACCACCCATCTTAAAATAGTTagatttattgaaaaatagcTAGTTTGCTTCATATGCGATTATACAGAAGAAAAAATATACCCACCcttttgatgtaaaaaaaatagcTTGAAGAATAAATATTGTATACTTTCTCCCAAAAAAAACCATGCAAGgccaaaagaaagaaatttttCTCAATGTGGTGGCAATGACGTCGTCTTGTCCGTCATTACATTCCTCCTCTTCGTGCCTCTCTCTTAATTTATCTCGTGAGTCCTCTCCGCAAATCCCAAAACGGAACCTTAAATCTCTCTTTACTCTGGTATGGACAATTCACACCGGTCCAGAAAGAGAGGGCTCACGGATTAGGGATTTGTAACGAAACTTACGCCCTTACCATCAATGGAAGTATTAAAGGTTTGAGTTTCTCCTTGTTAATCGCATTATATTGGAAAATTGATCTGTTTTCAGAGAttattattttaccaaaaagattattatctaaaaaaaataataaaacaatttgaCGTGGTAACGTAAATGCCATGCAGGTCAAAGGAAACAACAACCGTACGTAGTAGTGAGCTACCCGGAGTTGCAATGTCCCGGAGAGTGCTGAGTGCGCTTGGCCTTTCCACATTGCCAACAAAGGTCTACATGGCATGACCTATCAACCACCAAGTGGTGAAATAGGAGCGGATGCATTGGTTATTAAGCTAGCCACCGGTTTACCCGACGTCACCGCCAATCCAGCTTTAACCGAATCCTTGTTCAAATCTGAGCCACCTTATAACGTCGAAGGAAACCACAGCTCTTCAGTGTATATAGAGGACCCTGCAACCAAGTGGGGTTTTCGGATCGGGAGCTTTTCTAGGTTTTACTGGAAAAAATCGGGTTGACCCGGTTACTGGCGGAGCATTCAATTCACATGGAATCAACCACTTCTTGATTCCTTCTGTTAGATACATGGGATGATTTGGCCAAAAGAAAAACAGCATACATGGGATGTTTTAAACGGTTAAACCGGTCAATGGATAAGAGGTTAGAaagtctattttgaaaaaaaaaaggtggtgATAAACCATTCCGCGGAAGAGAAAATGTCAAAATCTATTTTGAACTTCTATTAAATAAGGGATCGTTTCAGACATAGTTATCTcattgttattttataattaaatcatATGAGATTTCGAGATTTCTGGCTCattgttaatattattttatatcagaCATAGTTATCTCATTAACTGTCTTAAAAAAAGTTTCCCAGATTTCTGGCTgataagagccatcatctcgaggagggGTATTAAAGGATATATATCCCACATTAGAAAATCAatgggacattaagtaatatataaagggttagggtcAATCCattaattgccaattggttttgagttgcAAGCCCATAATAAATccgaatctaacatggtatcagagcccagatCCTAATAAGTTAAAcccctaattaatattaaccCTACCCGACCGGATATATATGTCGTAATTGactcgctcgaccgagtataactgtcttaaagttccgagatttctggccgataggagccatcatctcgaggaggggtattaagggatatgtatcccacattagaaaatcaatgggatattaagtaatatataaagggttagggccaatccactaattgccaattagTTTTGAGTTAGAAGCCCATAATAAACTCGAAtctaacataatatattatgattttagtaCAGAAATGATATAATACTTATATCTCAATAAATCTAGTTCAAAttcaattttaaataacattttatgGACGTAAATGGTGTCTCAGCAACTATATTATTAGACATATATTCATTGTATTTGTAAGAGAATACTGAGCTCGAAGCAGAGAGCACTGCAAGCTGGAGGTTTGCTTTAGCTAAGGAATAACCAAGCCTGCGGTATTCATCAAAGTGATATATTCGTTTGAAACTTTAGGAGTTTGTGATGGTGAACATTTGTTTTACGCACATAACACAATGCAAGATGAGCAGAGGAGTTTAGTGGATGAAACTCGGACAGTGAAACATAACCGAGGctatgttttcttcttttgattGTTTTAAAATGTCTGCTTTGTCAAATTATAATaagattaaactatttttttattgccTTGGTTCGAAAGGTTTCGGTTGCTCGATCTCACTTATGGTGTGTGTGGGTGTTTCAGATGTAGTCTACTTTTGTTGGTGCGGTTTCTATTTTTGTCCCCGACAATGTTTCTTACGAGTGTGATTGAATATTTCATATTTCTCGAAATCGTTATCCACAAGCAAAATCTTAGTGCCGATTTTtggaaataattaaatttaaaaaaaagaataacgcGACCGACTAGCCAAATAGGCTAGTGTTAGTATATTACTACACGTTTCTCCGTTTATGACTCTCCTGTCACAATCTTTATCAAAGAATAACCTTGGTGTTTAATTTGAACTATGTATTGTAATGTCAACTTTTGCTTTGACTATAAAgttttttacttaaactaaACATTTGTTCTTGCAAATATATATCCCAAAATATTCCACCCTACCCAATAAAAAGCAGAGGCAGCTATATCGGAAATGTGATACATTGGTTGATGCAAATCATATTTTCTTAACTGAACCAGACTCAAAATAAACGTGTGTAATTATATAAATTCtgcttaattatataaataaaaaccaaaatgaatttatttatttttaaaccaaaaagaaattaaCCTTGATTGTCTCTGTTAAACGAAAAGAGCCCCTCAGTGCTAAAAAATCTATATGTAAATACTAAATACGAtagatttcaaattttcagATATGATGACTATATGCAAATTAGTTTAATTCATTGTGATTTTTGTGTTATCAATATAATTCATTTCCTTTGATTAGTTTCGCAGTATCCTCATTGAACGCGCTAATAGTATTTGTATTTGTGTGTCGCGCCTAATCACTCGAGAATTGAAATGAAATATGTTTTGTATATACGTACATTTTTGAAATTCATGATGTGGCCACGATGTGAGATGTACAATGATGTTTATATGTTACCATCTATTTATAATACTTGTACATCTCCTTTGTCTCCTCTTAAAGTCAAATAAAACTAGGTTGGTGTCACTTTCAAGGCTTTATTAGTTCACTTCTTCTTAACCATCCCCAACTAAATTTGAAACTgagagaaataaaagaaaaattgatCTCTAATTTAAATCAACAAACATTATCTTGATGGCCATTTCAATCATGAATTAATTTATCTAATTTAGAGGTGTAAGCTCGTATACATTGTGAATTAGTACTATACATATTTCCcaaaaaaattacagaaaataataCAAACGTATGATAATCAGTTTTGTACAGTATCAATGTTATGTATACATGGTCGAAAAAATAAGAAAGGAAATTTAAGACATGTCTGAAAGTTAATTAACAAACAAcaatatattatgtaaatatatatccACAGAAATTAATATGCTAGTGTGTTTCTCTCGTTTCTATTCACGGAATGGCCAAGGCTCTGAACAAGtttgcctgcaaaaaaaaaaacactgttAATAACTCCTCGACATTCAGTAATTATATCAAATATGTGTGCAAATGTTTAGGTTATCTAACTTACTCTATGATTTCTTTCCAAAAAGAATCACTTGCTTCATCATCAATTATGTCACACCATGGCTGATGGTCTTGTGTGAACGTTGAGGTCGATGAAGGGTTTGAAGTTTGATCACTATGCTTTAAAATCTCCTTGTTCTTGATCATCATTTGGGTTTGCTTAGACTCATCAGAAGAGGCCGAAATCATTGGAGGAATCATATCTTGATCATTTTGATGAGGAAATAATCCAGGCAGCCTAGAAAACGAATCTAAAGGCTGGTGGTCAATGTGAGAGAGGCTTTGGGCTGGATCATAGAGATTTTCACTTATATTTGGTCTTTTCTCTAAGAAAGAAGATTGACTAAAGATGTTATTGTTGGTGTGATGAATgttaaaggaagaagaaggggtagtgttgttgttgttgttgaggaCTTGAATCATACTATGTAACAATTGGGCTTTTGCAACACTTGTTGCATCCAATTGTATGTTTTGATTTAGAGTCAAGAGGTTATTGAAATTTGCGGCGGCTAGAAGTTGCGGTAAAGCGGCTAGAACGTTTAGATGGTCGGTTCTTGGCCTGTGGGTCACCGGATCGATCCCCATCTGAAGAAGTTTCTTTCTAATATGCGTGttccaataattttttatttcgtTATCTGTTCTTCCAGGAAGATGACCAGCTATGGACGACCACCTTCAAGACAtgtgtaaaaaataaattagttttttggtaaaataaaaatataaattagtttagtCATGATATAATTATTTGGTGGGTTAGTTAAGCCTTATACGTATGCATGCACCTACAAAAACCCAGTGTAGTAGGTTTACAAATGTATGATTTTATACCGCAACTAACCAAAACAGTGTACTAGCGCATAtatacgtatataaaacatacaCCTTTACACTATATAGTATGGACAAATAGATTAAGATTTTTTAaagcattaaaatattaaaattagttaattatttagcaaaacatatattaaattctattttattataattcatatataataaaagagaCGTTAGAAGAATATATAGTATCCACACTACCATATTAaagttcttctttctttcttttcatttattttcatatgaacttgcaaaacataataagtttagccaaaataaaaaatactcataattaaacaaacaaaaaacgtATGAACACACAAATTTCTCGAAGAAAAACGTATACAACACATTTGGTAAAATTCGTTTCGTATAGAAATCTTCTAACTTGTTTGGTATagaaattttgatatatttctGTCATTTTTGCTCTTCATCTcatatatgataattaaatcaattaaaatatgaacttaaaaaaatcacttgtctttctttttgagaaaattaaatatagttaCTTGTTTCCAAGAAGAGAATGAAGGTTGATGATGGTTTGGTCTTCCTCAGCAGTGAAGTTTCCTCTTTTGATGTCTGGTCTCAAGTAGTTAGTCCATCTCAATCTGCAACTCTTCCCACACCGGTTTAAACCGGCTTGCTTTGGAAGAGCTCTCCAGCTTCCATGACCGTGCTTTCGTATGTGATTTATCAGTTTGTGATCTTCTTCTGGCGTCCATGGCCCTTTCTTTAGCCCACTCTCATCGCAACACGGTGATCTTCCCATTTTACTATAGCTTGTATTATATGTAAAATGAAAAGCATTTTGACATCAATTAGATAACCAACGAGTAGacttaatatacattaaaattataatgttgttaacaaataaattttctttaaaaaaatataatctccTTTGTAGTATATCAAGTTAGTAAACacactttttataatttaaaaaataggaTTTATGATTACATAGGAGACCTTCAAGTAAGTAttagtatgtatatatatgtgtatgtaaaataCCTGTAAGAATGaaagaaatttgaaaagagGGAGAAGAATGGGGAAGGCTTGGTTAATGAGGGTAACTGCTTTGTTCtttgatttatatatagaaACATGGAAGAGGCTTTCGTCTTTGTCTTGTGTCTTGTCGGAACAAAGAGATCTTACATAGCTTTCATGACATGTCCTTTTGACTTTAATGATTTAATCCTATCAAAGAACAATATAACGAAAATGCCCTTGGTAAAAGCTAGAAGAAAGaacgaggaggaggagaagaagatgtttaAGTTTGTGAAGCAATGTGTGGGATAAAAGTTGCTGCAACTAATTCATGTTGACAATGTAAAGCATCCAAAAGAATAATTCAGGATAAAAGCTAAATATTCAAATAGGGAATAGACTATAACTCTCAGATAAATGTCATTGACGCATATTTTCTATTTACATTTCACTCTGATTTTTACAATCTTACTATAGTTCTCGACTTCTCGTTGTTGGTTTTGAATTTTGGTATAAACAACGAATTATATATGATCAGGAGttaactatttttgttttttttgttattctactattttcatataaagtttTGCATCGCTGTTTGATCGAACTTCCGTGGAACGCAGTTCGAACCACTATCTTGAGTAGGTTTCCGCAAGAAAACATGTCCTTATTTGTCATGGAATAACTTATGTTGAGTAACACATTATATGGGACTTGTGAATCGTGTATGTTTATGCGCTATtagtataattatttaaatttttaaaatataatttgtaaaatatgatttataatgTTACGTTGACCCAACTATATATGATCGGGCAGACAGTTCTATATACAATAGTATGGATTACTGGTGACTAATGACACATCTGAACTATTAGGTATTTAGGTACACAACTAAATTTAACCAAGTCTCGATATGGTTGTTCATTATTGGTATAAATCTAGTTCTAAGCACACCAGGACACGCAAActattttgtttgagatcacAAGCCCACGAGACCCTCCAAACCCTAACCTTCTCTAGCTATTAATTTTTCTTGATATTTGTACGTAAAGTTTTGTACGTGGCTTAATGGTATATATAGGTTTTGCTGACATCAGAGTTCAGAAGATgtacttaaaacatatatatagcaTCCTGAAATTTAATCAAACGTTTAGCATCCCgaaagtaaatatttattttgttaaacgAATAAATAAACTGTACTTACAAAAAACGTGTTTTAACAGAAGAGCCCCATCATACATATATACCGCTTTTGATGATGGAGGTTAATCTAGTTTTAACATAAGAGGACCGTTACAAGTACAATCcaactattttcatttttcactaTGTATTCGACTAagacttgtatatatatatatgtgctgaAATAAATTAATAAGCTTTAAATTTGGATCCAAAAATAGTAAGCTTTGAAGTTTGAAGCTACATATACCTTTCATCACAAGAATGTATCTTTTGTAATTCACAAAGAAAGAGGTTTCCAAAATAATTAATGCTAAAATTAAGATGACCtcaatttttttcttcctcAGAATAATAAAATGACAAAGTAAATTATCCTAATCCTATAGTAATTTTCTCTCTAATGCGCAAACGAACACCAGAAATTATAAATACGGACGTTAGCTCTTTTATATGCTTTAAAATACGTACATGTACAcggcacatatatatataatccagtataatttgtgtattattataTACGTACACACATAATTGGACCTTCAATATTTGCtaaaagacaaaagagaaaataaattatacgctCACGCAAGCTAAAACCTGACTGTATTTTGCTACAATGCTCGTATTTCCCAAAGCATAACACAACATAACTTAAATAGTAGCTAGTAAACTTTTTTTGGGTGCAAATAGTAACTAATAAACGTAATTatcataaaaaatttaattatctcTTACGAGCATTAATGCAATGTAACGTCACGTTAAGGATTTAGAGAACGTTTTCTTTCATGCACTGTCACTAGACGAAACCAGACTGAACTTATGACGCTTATATGCTTGTTCATTGAAATGAATTCAAAGCAATAGATTCTTAAGCCACTATATGAATTCATTTAACCCACACTTATAAGTTTAAATTAAGATGATTTTGGCTCAAAAACCCAAAAGGTAATCTCTAATCTCCATAAGAACAGAAGTAgtagctttaaaatttatagGACAATGTATACATCCATTACTTCTGTTCCTATGGAGAAGTACAAATTTTGGCGTACGTAATACTGTCTGGAGGTTACCTTTTTGTTCAGAGTAACTTAACCAGGACCAAGGACGTACCTTATTAGTTAGCGTATTCAGTATTGTTTTCTGGTCGATCTCATTATGATCTCATCATTATAATCAAatgagatttctatttttttatatatattttttttttgggttgatCAATAAGTTATaactaactaaaaaataaagtgAACAAAATTCATGTACTTAGTAACCAAATACATTCTTATGTATCTGATTTGATTACGCAACATTAAGAATAATGAGTTATGAGTTGGTCcagttttattgttttttttttttttttatatcagcGGGGATTCCAAACGGTAAGCTCAGACTAATCCCCACGAGACCTTTCATCTGAGCACACACGGTTATAGGCGGCAAAATGACCAAAGCAACTCGAACCCAGGACGGACACTCCACTGGAGTTCCATTAccactcactacaagaaaacatcgggatactgagggaaaaaatcgtcggtatgtcgtcggaataacgctattccgatgacataccgacgaaaaaagtcctcggaaatatctcctcggaaattcatacttcctcggaattccgtcggaaatttccgacggaattccgaggaaacaaaattccgaggaaactccgagaaACATATGTTCGTCGgatggttcctcggaatataccgatgaaatTCCGATGGTCaaatcctcggaagtttcgacAAAACATTCCTTGTAATGTttatcggaaaattccgaggaacatatggtcctcggaaaattccgaggaacatatttccctcggaattttccgagggaatggagttcctcggaaaattccgagggacaaaactccctcggaattttccgaggactccattccctcggaaaattccgagggaaatatgttcctcggaattttccgagggaagaaagttcctcggaattttccgaggaactccattccctcggaatttcgaaaaaatttattttttttaaaaaaatttaaattttttaaatttaaatttaaaaatttaaaattaaaattaaaattgaataaaacattaaataaaacatagtagataatattcaaagttaaataaaacattcagagtttttggtaaaaaaaaaaaaaactacgggtcttggatgttcgggaacacctcgttcgggtacatcctcttcatcatctccatcatctgctcgttgagcctcttctgggtctcatagcccgcctgttgagctgccatctgggtctccaacgcagatatccgatcatccttgtccttcagctgagccgtaagaacttccggatcaacatatggcggtggtgcagaagaaggagcagccgactgggagcgacgacccaaaccgaccatacgtcccttcttctttggaaccgactgaaatataaaaaaccaaatttagataatataaattgatgataaaataaaaatcaagaaataaataaattgaactttaaaaaaaaaaacttaccgattcaacgatttcgttgattcgaacccgggacaagttggtcgaagccgtcgaatcgtcatcatcggtttgaagctgagacacttcgtcgtacacctgagtttggaccaggtcgaccacgtccctcacaagaccatcatcaatctgaccggtcttcttgttggtatacgcccttttcattagggcgagatcatcaaccggctcgccctcattttcttccgccttgaaaaaaaaaaaaattaaacaaacattagaaatttgaaaaaatgcataaaaaataaaattctgaaacttaaataattaaagaaaaagcggttgaacttaccatgcgatccgcgagagtggcaatagattgggcacccaagttatgcttgtagatgcccttccctttacggtcgctcctgcggttgttggagttggtggaaaaagtttctttcgtctcttccttatcccaatgctcacacaactccttccataccgtgtcgttcatcgactttgggaccttttaatttaaaaaaaaaaagtttaataatttaaaaaatagtttaataaattaaaaattgttaataaattaaaaactaccttgtttacttcccacttcttcttccactcgtacatctgcttcccatagttgtccataactttatggacaaaatggTTATAGATAGAGAGggtatcatcggaattccagttgaattcttgctgaaatagtttaaaaatagtttttaagcacaaaaatataaatagtttaataattacaaaaatagttttaataaataaaaaatagtttaataaatatagaaaatagtttaataattacaaaaaaaaagttttaataaataaaaaatagtttaataattaaaaaaatagtttttaaaatatttaaaatgtttaataaatatagaaaatagtttaataatcacaaaaaatagttttaataaataaaaaatataagtaaaaaatttgaatacttaccgcaaactgacgaaaccacagatgctgcttctcgacggggaagtgagtgaaagtcggatgtcccttgtcgagggcagagtacatcatacggttgatccatgcgctgatcccgttcccggatcggttgaaccagggtttggggttttaaaacatcgattattttcgccgtatttcatttcttatacaattataatgcttaccattgaggattctttgtatagatgatcataaaccatgaaataacacaatttcaaaaataattgtaagtattccctttaccgtttattaaagtgtataagtgtttctcttatgttgtgtggttttcgttcatggaatcgtaaaagtgtttgttattggataaaacaccaaagttcctagttccaaacatcataatctggttaagacacttaatgaaggttatatacatgttattcaatccgtaaaacgttgttttcggtttaaaaccccaagttcctcggaatttcctcggaaatttccgagggaattctgaggaaacaaTTATCTTCGTCgggatttcctcggaaaattccgaggagattccgaggaaaaagaatcTATAATCAAATGCCCATGTTCCTCgggatttcctcggaaattttcgaggaaattccgaggaattccttacttcgtcggaatttcctcggaaactTCCGAGGAGATTCTGAGGAAAAGGAATCTACAATCAAGTCCCTAAATCGAGaagatctattccgaggaaattccgaggaaaacctatctgtcctcggaatttcctcggtatttatatttaaaaaaaaaaaaaaaagtcgacgctagtctgtttccgagtcgtcatcaccagatgaatctgaatctggatcttggtgaaactctccaatcactggttcatcctctacgtgaacggcggcttcctctccgaagtcggttaaatcgactacaaggccaactccacctaaatcttctgctgcacttaagttgccggatgtgcttggttgtagtgggtcttccagctcagaac
The Brassica napus cultivar Da-Ae chromosome A1, Da-Ae, whole genome shotgun sequence DNA segment above includes these coding regions:
- the LOC106435800 gene encoding transcription factor MYB41 isoform X2, whose amino-acid sequence is MFLYINQRTKQLPSLTKPSPFFSLFSNFFHSYSYSKMGRSPCCDESGLKKGPWTPEEDHKLINHIRKHGHGSWRALPKQAGLNRCGKSCRLRWTNYLRPDIKRGNFTAEEDQTIINLHSLLGNKWSSIAGHLPGRTDNEIKNYWNTHIRKKLLQMGIDPVTHRPRTDHLNVLAALPQLLAAANFNNLLTLNQNIQLDATSVAKAQLLHSMIQVLNNNNNTTPSSSFNIHHTNNNIFSQSSFLEKRPNISENLYDPAQSLSHIDHQPLDSFSRLPGLFPHQNDQDMIPPMISASSDESKQTQMMIKNKEILKHSDQTSNPSSTSTFTQDHQPWCDIIDDEASDSFWKEIIE
- the LOC106435800 gene encoding transcription factor MYB41 isoform X3; protein product: MGRSPCCDESGLKKGPWTPEEDHKLINHIRKHGHGSWRALPKQAGLNRCGKSCRLRWTNYLRPDIKRGNFTAEEDQTIINLHSLLGNKWSSIAGHLPGRTDNEIKNYWNTHIRKKLLQMGIDPVTHRPRTDHLNVLAALPQLLAAANFNNLLTLNQNIQLDATSVAKAQLLHSMIQVLNNNNNTTPSSSFNIHHTNNNIFSQSSFLEKRPNISENLYDPAQSLSHIDHQPLDSFSRLPGLFPHQNDQDMIPPMISASSDESKQTQMMIKNKEILKHSDQTSNPSSTSTFTQDHQPWCDIIDDEASDSFWKEIIEQTCSEPWPFRE
- the LOC106435800 gene encoding transcription factor MYB41 isoform X1, which gives rise to MFLYINQRTKQLPSLTKPSPFFSLFSNFFHSYSYSKMGRSPCCDESGLKKGPWTPEEDHKLINHIRKHGHGSWRALPKQAGLNRCGKSCRLRWTNYLRPDIKRGNFTAEEDQTIINLHSLLGNKWSSIAGHLPGRTDNEIKNYWNTHIRKKLLQMGIDPVTHRPRTDHLNVLAALPQLLAAANFNNLLTLNQNIQLDATSVAKAQLLHSMIQVLNNNNNTTPSSSFNIHHTNNNIFSQSSFLEKRPNISENLYDPAQSLSHIDHQPLDSFSRLPGLFPHQNDQDMIPPMISASSDESKQTQMMIKNKEILKHSDQTSNPSSTSTFTQDHQPWCDIIDDEASDSFWKEIIEQTCSEPWPFRE